GACCCGAATGCGCGAGCAGCTCGTTGCGGGTCATCCGCACCTCGCGGCCGGCGGCCAGGTCCCGCGGCAGCGGGGTGTCCGACGAACCGTTGGCCGCGGGCAGCCGGGCCTGCGGCACCGCCGGCTCCAGGCCGCGGTCGATCGCGTCCAGGTGGTCCTTGATGACCTTGAGCGGCAGGTACTGGTCCCGCTGGGCGGCCAGCACGTAGCGCAGCCGGCTCACGTCCGCCGGGCTGAACTGCCGGTAGCCCGATGGTGTGCGATGCGGGGTCACCAGGCCCTCGGACTCCAGGAACCTGATCTTGGAGATCGAGACCTCGGGGAACTCCGGCTTGAGCCGGGTCATGACCGCGCCGATGGACAGGGTCGAGTTCGGGGGCATGTCGGGCTGTTCGGCTAGGGATGTCGTCATCGTGGGCTCACCCGGGCTCGGTCGCGATCAACTGGCCGGACCCGGGCAGCCGCGAGCGCTGGACGAGCAATCCCCCACCCCGACAACGCCGTCGGTCCGCTGCGCAGACCGGCCTGGTTCATGACCTGGTGTCGCCCTGGGCCTGATCGCCCGCCAGGAACACCAGCCGGAACTTGCCGATCTGCACTTCGTCGCCGTTGGTCAGCGGGGAGACCTCGATGGGTTCGCGGTTGACATAGGTGCCGTTCAACGAACCTATATCGGCGACCTCGTATCCCTCGGCCGTCCGCCGGAACTCGGCGTGTCGGCGGGAGACGGTCACGTCGTCCAGGAAGATGTCGCTCTCCGGGTGCCGGCCGGCCGTGATCTTGTCGCGATCCAGCAGGAACCGGGACCCCGCGTTGGGTCCGCGCTTGACGACGAGCAGCGCGGTGCCCGAGGAGAGCCCGTCGACCCCACCGATGACCTCATCGCCCGACTCGACCTCGGCCGCGCCGAACAACCCGCCGGCGAAGATCGACGTGGAGTCCGACGCCGCGGATGACGACGACGCGGGCGAATATCCAGGCCCGCGGTCACTCTCAGTCACCAGACACTCCTTCGTATCGCCGTGGCATCTGTGTGCCCGAACACGACGTAACAGTTCCCACGACCGTACCGTGCCGGCCCCCGGTGGCGCATCGCGGGCGCGGTCTGCGCCCACCCGGCGGCCGGAAAGTCCGCTGCGCCCACAGGTCTGGGCCGGCCGATCACTGCTGGCCGATCATTCCTCGCCGATGACCGCCGCGTAGCCGCCGGCGTCCAGCAGCTCGTCGAGCTGGGCCGGGTCGGTCAGCTCGATCTCGATCATCCAGCCGTCCCCGTACGGGTCGGAGTTGACCAGCTCCGGGGTCGCGTCCAGTACGTCGTTGCGGGCGACCACGGTGCCGGCCAGGGGCGCGAAGATCTCCGAGACCGACTTGGTCGACTCCACCTCGCCGATCGAATCGCCGGGCTCGACGGTGGTACCCGGCTCGGGCATCTGCACGAAGACGATGTCGCCCAGCGAGTTCTGGGCGTAGTCGGTGATGCCGACCCGGGCGACGGTCACCCCGTCGGTCGCCTCGCCCCCGTCCTGGGCGCGCACCCATTCGTGCTCGGAGCTGTACCGCAGGTCCTCAGGGATCACGTCAGGGGGCCTTTCCGCTGGTGCAGCGACCGCTGCCGCACAACTGTGCATCACCGATGGTCATGGAGCGGGGCGAGCGTAAAGCGGTTCGCGGGCCTGTCGCAAGGCGTCGACGACGACGCTGTCGGCCTGCGTGACCTCCATCGTGCCGCCCGCCCGGCGGACCGTGTCCAGCACCCCGCCCGGAATCGCCAGCGCCGCGGCCAGCGTGGGCGGATCGCCGATCGCGGTGATCGTGTACGGGGCGGTCAGCCCGGTGCCGTCCAGGCTGACGGACCCGCCGGAGCCGGTGAACGCCGAATCGACGCCGATCCGCACGGTACCGACCTGGAACGCCTCGGCGCCGGCGTTGCGCAGCTCCTGGATGGCGTCCAGCAGCACCTCCGGGGTCACCCGGCGGTCGGGGTCGGTGATGGAGATGCTCACCCCGGGCCCGGTGGCCGGGACGGTGCCGGTCAGGATGCCCAGCGCCTGGGCCTGGCGCTGCGCCTCGGCCAGGGCCTCCTCGCTGGACTGCCCGCTGCGCTGCAGCCGGGCCAGGCTGTCCTGCAGCCCGGCGATCTCGGTGTTCAGGTCGTCCTCGCGACGCTGCAGCTCGTCCAGGATCTGCACCAGGTCGTCCGGGCGGGCCGTGGCCAGGGCGTCGCCGGAGGCGGTGCGCTGCACCTGCAGCACGACCGCGAAGCCCAGCAGCGCGCACAGCGCGGCGATCAGCAGGTGCGCGCCGGCCCCGCTCCACCGCCCGGGGGTGCGCGTCGGCGGGACGCCGGGACCGGGGCCCGGTTCCGGTTCGGGGCTCGCCGGCGGCGGCGCCTGTGGCTCGCTCATGCCTTGAAGATGTGCCGGCGGATGGCCGCGGCATTGCCGAAGATGCGGATGCCGAGCACGACCACCACCGCCGTGGACAGCTGGGCGCCCACCCCCAGCTGGTCGCCCAGGAACACGATGAATGCCGCCACCAGCACGTTGGCCACGAACGAGACCACGAACACCTTGGCGTCGAAGATGTTGTCCAGCTTGGCCCGCAACCCGCCGAAGACGGCGTCCAACGCGGCGATCACGGCGATCGGCAGGTAGGGCGCGAGCCACTCGGGCACCGTCGGATGGACCAGCAGACCGGCCACCACACCGACGATCAGGGCTATGACCGCGTACATCTGTTCAGCTCCTCGGCGGACCTGTGCTCAGG
This genomic window from Nakamurella multipartita DSM 44233 contains:
- a CDS encoding DUF881 domain-containing protein, whose translation is MSEPQAPPPASPEPEPGPGPGVPPTRTPGRWSGAGAHLLIAALCALLGFAVVLQVQRTASGDALATARPDDLVQILDELQRREDDLNTEIAGLQDSLARLQRSGQSSEEALAEAQRQAQALGILTGTVPATGPGVSISITDPDRRVTPEVLLDAIQELRNAGAEAFQVGTVRIGVDSAFTGSGGSVSLDGTGLTAPYTITAIGDPPTLAAALAIPGGVLDTVRRAGGTMEVTQADSVVVDALRQAREPLYARPAP
- a CDS encoding FHA domain-containing protein, which codes for MTESDRGPGYSPASSSSAASDSTSIFAGGLFGAAEVESGDEVIGGVDGLSSGTALLVVKRGPNAGSRFLLDRDKITAGRHPESDIFLDDVTVSRRHAEFRRTAEGYEVADIGSLNGTYVNREPIEVSPLTNGDEVQIGKFRLVFLAGDQAQGDTRS
- a CDS encoding small basic family protein codes for the protein MYAVIALIVGVVAGLLVHPTVPEWLAPYLPIAVIAALDAVFGGLRAKLDNIFDAKVFVVSFVANVLVAAFIVFLGDQLGVGAQLSTAVVVVLGIRIFGNAAAIRRHIFKA
- the ftsR gene encoding transcriptional regulator FtsR; this encodes MTTSLAEQPDMPPNSTLSIGAVMTRLKPEFPEVSISKIRFLESEGLVTPHRTPSGYRQFSPADVSRLRYVLAAQRDQYLPLKVIKDHLDAIDRGLEPAVPQARLPAANGSSDTPLPRDLAAGREVRMTRNELLAHSGLTATSLAELEQFGLLSAGPGGYFDADAAHVASTSAELLAVGLEARHLRSFRTAADREATLITQLVSAQAHQRDPDARERAGAEAAQLASTILRLHSRLVKAGLRRDLGR
- the gcvH gene encoding glycine cleavage system protein GcvH, with amino-acid sequence MIPEDLRYSSEHEWVRAQDGGEATDGVTVARVGITDYAQNSLGDIVFVQMPEPGTTVEPGDSIGEVESTKSVSEIFAPLAGTVVARNDVLDATPELVNSDPYGDGWMIEIELTDPAQLDELLDAGGYAAVIGEE